DNA sequence from the Corvus hawaiiensis isolate bCorHaw1 chromosome 6, bCorHaw1.pri.cur, whole genome shotgun sequence genome:
CTAAACACTGGGTATATTCTTCCCTTTTaggtatttccttttttactgaTGCAGAAGTAACAAAGCCATCAAACAAGGACTGTAAGTAAACTTGTTTGTACATAATAAGCTCCATTTAACAGGAAATACTGTATTCAAACATCAGCAGTATGTAGCAGATGAAAagatttctaaaaattaaaaaaagtcccttttcttcttctttaatgTTCTTTAGTGCTGAGGCAGTTTTGACTTTCTAGAAGCACAGCACTAAGCCAAGAAATCATTGAGCTGCACATAAGGGAGGGCTTCATTTGATCCATGCCCACCACGCGCCAAATTTCCCATGTCTGCACGTGAAGCATTTTGAACAGAACATtgagaaaaaaacatgtttgCTTGTGCTGCAAGGCATAGAGCTGCATGATAATTATTcacttagaatcatagaatcatagactggtaagggttggatgggaccttagAGATTGCCCTGTTCCACCCCCCTCcaatgggcagggatgccattCACTAGATCAGCTTTCTCAGAGCCCCAGTACTTTGGCATGCATAAGAAAACATCAACTTAACAGCTGTCTTCTTCCTGTTTAAGACTTACAGAATTCTCACTTGTGGGAATTTGTAAGGGATCTGCTCATTTCTCCTGAAGAAAACAGTGACATTCTGAAATGGGAAGACAGGCAGCAAGGCATTTTTTGTGTTGTTAAATCAGAAGCTCTGACAAAGATGTGgggacaaaggaagaaaaatgacagaagGACATACGAAAAATTGAGCAGAGCTCTCTGGTGAGTTAACAGGCAGCAATATCCCTCATTTCATTACACTTCCGCTCTGTTTTTCGTAGCTATCCTGAAAACTTGGGAGTTGGGGAGAATGATTGGGTAGGTggttattttcatgttttttctaTAGATCATGAGATAGTACCTGGTCTCCTTCACTTATAAAATATCCATAGGCTAAGTGTAAAGCAGTACAGAGTTGTAACTACTGATGACAACAAAATTAGCATATTTTATCTCAGTTGAGAATTTTACCCTATGTTTGCAAACCAGTCCCCCCCAAACTATTCTTTTTGCTGTACCAGTAACACTGATGGTTTCTTCTGAACTGTGATAACCACTGTAATTCTTGTATCTTTCAAACAGTGAAAGGCATCCTCCAGGGCACATGGAAAAGTTTTAAGCTGTTGTTTTAAATCCTCAAGAGCAATTTAACAGGAAGAGAGGAGCTCTCTGCCTGTAAAGAACACGGTGACTCAGGTACTGTTCTGCTGTCATAAAGTCCATATAAAAAACTTCCCTAAGGTGAATTC
Encoded proteins:
- the ELF5 gene encoding LOW QUALITY PROTEIN: ETS-related transcription factor Elf-5 (The sequence of the model RefSeq protein was modified relative to this genomic sequence to represent the inferred CDS: inserted 2 bases in 1 codon); this translates as MFPWDEIQGISFFTDAEVTKPSNKDYLQNSHLWEFVRDLLISPEENSDILKWEDRQQGIFCVVKSEALTKMWGQRKKNDRRTYEKLSRALCYHYKTGILEXWLVYEFGKHAHGWQENKM